The Phoenix dactylifera cultivar Barhee BC4 chromosome 12, palm_55x_up_171113_PBpolish2nd_filt_p, whole genome shotgun sequence genome includes the window GCCTCCTTCCTATAGGCCGCCATGGCTTCCTTCTTCGTTCTATTACTCGGATATGCCCAACAAGAAGGGCAAAGTTGCCCCCTTGCAGGTGCTCACATCCCCCAATCTCTTCCTCTGTCTCCCAAAGATCTCTCATTTTTTGGTTTTAAAAAATGCGGGTGGTGTGGTGATCTTGTTTATCTGATCAAAGATCTTTCCTTTTCCTAATTTTGGGATGGAGCTTTACAGTTGTATTGCTATGTGAATCTTGGTAGAGGATAAAGCAGAGGTGTTTCTCCACTAATATATTCCTCTATTCATAAAAAATATCTCCTTTATTGGTTCTGATATGCGGGTGGCGTGGTTGTCTTGTTTATGTGATCAAAGTTCTTACCTTTTCCTTATCTTTTGGTGGAGTTTTTCTGTTGTATTGCTACTTGATTGTTGGCTGAGGATATTGGTGAATAGAAAGGGTTATATATTTGAAGTTACGTGGCCTTGAGTCTTGATTGAAGTAGAGTTTATTTGATGATTACTTTTGTTTTGTAGGAGAGGAGGATGGTGGATAGGTTCAGGCTGTGGGCAAAGGGAGGCGAAGGTGGAAATGGGTGCTGCAGCTTCCGGCGCACCAGAACTGACCGGCATGGCAAACCAGATGGTGGGAACTAGTCACTCTTCGGCTTATTTACTTATTAAATTGTTGCATTGTCCTCTTAATCAAATAACTTCTGCTCCTTTTAGACCTAACTGGCAAATAGTGATCAAGCTCGTCAGTTATCCAGAAGTATTTGTATCATTTCCTGAATGAAAAAGTTCAATTGCAGAAAAAATGTGCGCAAGTATACTTTCGTGTTTGATGTTTGATGCTAATTTTATTATAATCTCATGTCTGGATATGTGTTTCTTGATCATTTCTATCATCTCAGAGGGTTGGCTGGTTTGTGGAATTCATGATTCTTCCTTTGATAAATGTAGGTGGAAATGGTGGAAGAGGTGGTGATGTTATTCTTGAATGCTCTGCGGCAGTTTGGGACTTCAGTAATTTGCAGCATCACTTGGTATGTTGGGGATTCTTCGGCATATAgcctttcttctcttgaaagtAAACAGCACTGCTATTAATTAGATTGTTTTATGGCAATTTAAATGATTACGTCTGTGTCAAAATATGATCAATTTATTTCTTGTGGTAGCTAAATGGTCAATTAGTTGGATTGATAACTTGACACAaatttttcattttcagaatgcaAAAAGAGGAGGGCATGGAGTTTCAAAGAATCAGATAGGGAGTCGTGGATCTGACAAGGTTATAATTTGCAAGAATTTCTAGGGTCCATCTAATGGTTTGCAAGATATTAATTCCGACTCTTTGTGAGATGCAAATTAACTaagccttcttttccttttaaattTCTCACAGGTTGCGCAGGTCCCAGTTGGCACAGTAATTCACCTAGTTAGTGGTGAAACTCCTTCTTTTGTGGAAAATATTTCCACAGCATCTTTAGATCCTTGGGATATACCAGGAGCTCTTGAAGGCGATCCATCCAAATCTGTTCAGCATTATGATGGAAAAAGGGTCATTGCATCAGGTGCATTGGTAAAGGAAAATTTTGATGATTCACTGTCATATTCTCAAAGTGGTGCTGCTAAAGCACCTGGCAGTCACCGCAAAGTTTTGCAATCTTCTGAATCCACTCAAGTAGAACACAGACAAGATGTAACTCATTGTCATTCTAAAGCAGCCTATACAGAAATTAAAGATAAGGAAACTACTGAGGAAGAATATGAAATGGAAtatgaagatgatgaagaagaagaagagatcgaggaggaggaggtgatgCAGTATTCAGTTGCAGAATTCACAGAACCAGGGCAGCGTATGGTAGTTGCTCATGGAGGGGAGGGTGGTCTTGGTAATGCTTCTCTCAAAAAGGATAGCAAGCCCGGCAGACGTATTGACTACAGTGATGCTGAAGACCAATCCTCATTAACCACTGGTAGGCCTGGCTCAGAAACTTTGCTTATATTAGAACTGAAGAGTATTGCAGATGTTGGCCTTGTTGGGATGCCCAATGCTGGTAAAAGCACATTACTAGGAGCTCTTTCAAGGGCTAAGCCAGCTGTGGGTCATTATGCTTTTACTACTCTAAGGCCAAATATAGGAAATCTGAATTATGAGGACTTCTTCTCTGTGAAGGTGGCTGACATTCCTGGGCTTATAAAGGGAGCACATGAGAATCGTGGACTGGGGCATGCTTTCTTGAGGCACATAGAGCGTACGAAGGTTCTGGCCTTTGTCGTCGACTTAGCAGCAGCATTGAATGGGAAAAAGGGTATTCCACCATGGGAACAACTGAGAGATTTGGTTTTGGAACTTGAATATCATCAGGAAGGGTTGTCGAATCGCCCATCTTTAGTGGTGGCCAACaaaattgatgaagaaggggcAGAATATGCTTACGAAGAATTAAAGAGACGGGTTCAAGGTGTTCCCATATTTCCAGTATGTGCTGTGTTGAAAGAGGGAGTATCAGAGTTGAAAACTGGTCTTCGAAGGCTTGTAGATGGAAGTGAATCACAGAGACTCGATATAGCTAAAATTATCACCGACTAGTTTGACTTTTTAGAGATTCACAATTGAGAAGGCTCTCGCAAGGTTCTAAGAAGAGAGAGGCCTTGTCACAAAGCCGATTCATAGCAGTAAGCTAAATTAATTTTGTGAACCTTATGTTACAGTGTTTCTCTAACCCAATCTAGAGATATtattaataaattatatatgtagatAACAAAGCAATGCAGTGTCAGCGATCCAAGTTTTGATGTTCATATGTCAGCTGCCTGAATTGCATGTGTTCTGTTATGTTTTTTGGTAGATCTTTGTTCTTGTTGGAGAATTCAGTTTAGGCAAGCTTCTGCACAAATCGGAATTTACTCATTCCATTGATGTGATCTTGCGTGGTTATTAAAAAggacaaaaggaaaagaaaaaaagaatggcCTCTCCTGCTTTACCTCCCTTAATATTTTTACAGTGTTCTTCCTATAGTATTTTGTTCATATCTAATCTAATATATAACACGAACTCTCGAATTCGTGCATGCAAGATGTAGTCTTCATATTTCCCATGTTTCAGACATGTGCTTCACATTTTCTAGCCCTTTCAGAGTCTCCTCAGTTCTTTCGTAAGGTAAACTGACTACTTAAAAATCATGAACATATTCATGGTCATGTCCATGTGCCATAATAGTAGTTATTAGTTATTCTTTAGCAGTTTCAATATTGCCTTACGACAAACAAATGAAATTACcggtcaaaattgttttgatttTGCATCAAACAGGATCTTAGTTTCCAATTCAGAAGTATTTGAGAGATTTACTAGTGTAAGATGAGGAATGTGCAACTCATTCGAAGTGTAGGACTTGTTTTGAGCTAGAGATAATAATTGTTTGAAGGTCAACTGCATTTAACCATTAAGAGGATTTCCTATCATGTAAAGTGGACATGTCATTATCTAAAATGGCTCTTAGCTTCACATAAAATTCCCTAGAATCCATAAGAACATTTTCTAGCCCTCTCCTATAGTTGGCCATTGTGTCTGCTCAACTGC containing:
- the LOC103696847 gene encoding probable GTP-binding protein OBGM, mitochondrial, with amino-acid sequence MWWRRPVLRHGQTLLRPPSYRPPWLPSSFYYSDMPNKKGKVAPLQERRMVDRFRLWAKGGEGGNGCCSFRRTRTDRHGKPDGGNGGRGGDVILECSAAVWDFSNLQHHLNAKRGGHGVSKNQIGSRGSDKVAQVPVGTVIHLVSGETPSFVENISTASLDPWDIPGALEGDPSKSVQHYDGKRVIASGALVKENFDDSLSYSQSGAAKAPGSHRKVLQSSESTQVEHRQDVTHCHSKAAYTEIKDKETTEEEYEMEYEDDEEEEEIEEEEVMQYSVAEFTEPGQRMVVAHGGEGGLGNASLKKDSKPGRRIDYSDAEDQSSLTTGRPGSETLLILELKSIADVGLVGMPNAGKSTLLGALSRAKPAVGHYAFTTLRPNIGNLNYEDFFSVKVADIPGLIKGAHENRGLGHAFLRHIERTKVLAFVVDLAAALNGKKGIPPWEQLRDLVLELEYHQEGLSNRPSLVVANKIDEEGAEYAYEELKRRVQGVPIFPVCAVLKEGVSELKTGLRRLVDGSESQRLDIAKIITD